TCGTCTGGAGCAATTTGGAGATTGCCTTTAAGGTTCTGGAGGAAAGTGTGGTTTTGTTCTCCGTCAGCGGTTTGATCATGGGTGAAAATATTGTGTTGATTGTTCTGACCATTGCGGTTTATACTTTGTTTTCTTTCCTTCTGCTGGGCATCAATTATCTATCCATGCGCTGGACGGGTGCGGACGTCAGCGCCGGGCTGATGATCATGCTTTACATGTTCGCCGTCATGATCATCATGGCACCGGGTTTGGCGGCCGCGATTGCCCTTGGCAGTATGATCGAAGGGATTGGGGTGTTGATTGGAATGGGGGTTCTCGCCGGCTGGGAACTCCTTGTCGGTCTCCTTTGCTTTGCCTTGTCCAAGGGAATTTTGCATAACTGCGATATGCCTGTGTTAAGAACCGGAAAATAAGGCGGAAGCAAACTATCACTAAACGACAAAACAAAAGGGATGCCCCACAGGGTCAAACATGACCGTCCACTCGTCGCTATACTGGGTAGCTGCTTTCGTTGCGCCACATGAAATGGCGTGTTTCACAGCACGTTCCATAGCTTCCTTGCTTTGTACCGCAAAGTCAATGTGCAGCATCTGCTGCTGAGCATTGGGTTCTTCCGGCCAGACAGGCGGAACGTAGTCCGTATTGGTTTGAAAGGCGATCTTAGGGCCGCCTAAAGGGGGGCGGATGTCCAGAAACTCTCCTTCTTCTACATAATCCTTTTCCCAGCCAAGCATCCGGATGTAAAAATCGGCTAAAGCTTGAATATCAGGGCAATCAATGACAATGGACTTCAATTTGATTGTAGGTATGTTACTCATTTACCGGCTCCTTTCTGCAATATAAAGCGTTCATTATAGCCAAATCCTCTATAGATAATGTTCATTACGCCCTAAAGGCAATTTGCAAGATTGTTTACTGCTTTCAAAGCCCTCACCTCTTAGTTGAAGATAGGAAAGCATGCCATATTTATGCGCATTATAGCACTTTGTTAAAATATATTCCAGATGTTAAATCAGCCGGCTTCTTGACATAGTGCGGCAAAAGCAGTATGATTTACAAAACTTCTCACCTATGACTTTTGCAATTATAGGTATAATCGCTTTTGGTTATGCCTGTGATGCGTGGATATATTTAAAGTATTCAGCCATTCAGGTATAGCTTCAACCTGGATGGCTTTTTATTTTTTAGGAAAAGGGCTGATAATTATGAAGAGCGGAACAGTAAAAGGGGCCAGCGATTTTTTGCCTAAAGACGTTAGCTTAAGAGACTTCATACAAGGAAGTATCTTAGAGACTTATAAAGCCAATGGATTCGAAAGAATTATGACTCCGGCCCTTGAAGATATTGATAATCTGGCAAAAATAATCAGGGAAGTAGAGCTTTTGGCAGAGGATAACTATGCTATAGAATTTGATTTGTCTTTAGTCAGAGGACAAGGGTATTATACAGGAACGGTTTTTGAAATCGAAAGCAGTGAATTCAATAGCTCAATTGCGGGTGGCGGCCGCTATGATAACCTTATTGGGAAGTTCTTAAAAGAGAATGTCCCGGCTGTAGGCTTTTCCATTGGGTTTGAGAGAATCTTCAGCATACTGAAGGATAGAAATTTCA
This genomic window from Desulfitobacterium chlororespirans DSM 11544 contains:
- a CDS encoding VOC family protein; this translates as MSNIPTIKLKSIVIDCPDIQALADFYIRMLGWEKDYVEEGEFLDIRPPLGGPKIAFQTNTDYVPPVWPEEPNAQQQMLHIDFAVQSKEAMERAVKHAISCGATKAATQYSDEWTVMFDPVGHPFCFVV
- a CDS encoding ATP phosphoribosyltransferase regulatory subunit codes for the protein MKSGTVKGASDFLPKDVSLRDFIQGSILETYKANGFERIMTPALEDIDNLAKIIREVELLAEDNYAIEFDLSLVRGQGYYTGTVFEIESSEFNSSIAGGGRYDNLIGKFLKENVPAVGFSIGFERIFSILKDRNFIIPGAKEKVAVFFDDNFIEANSIADELHKDYDVVLFEQPRKLKRK